The proteins below are encoded in one region of Betaproteobacteria bacterium:
- the nudC gene encoding NAD(+) diphosphatase encodes MNQPAYWILRAEHRLLTVAGSDTDAVFPSGLAAEFGHPERALSVGELNGLPCYAADVEYFPELAAGVAMPLRAIFQLAGADIFALAGRATQLLDWQNNHRFCGRCGTPTAMKAGELAMQCPACGLLAYPRISPAVMVLVRDGDKLLLGRSPHFKPGVFSALAGFVEPGETLEECAAREVREEVGVEICNLRYFNSQPWPFPNSLMIAFFADYAGGEVTPDTREIEAAGWFAIDALPILPEPISISRRLIEAALQAQEKF; translated from the coding sequence ATGAATCAACCCGCTTATTGGATTCTGCGCGCCGAGCATCGGCTGCTGACCGTCGCCGGGAGCGATACCGATGCCGTCTTCCCGTCTGGCCTGGCTGCGGAATTCGGCCACCCGGAAAGAGCCTTGAGCGTTGGCGAGCTGAATGGCCTGCCCTGCTATGCGGCCGATGTCGAGTATTTCCCCGAACTTGCCGCGGGCGTCGCCATGCCACTGCGCGCCATTTTCCAGCTGGCTGGCGCCGATATTTTTGCGCTGGCCGGGCGCGCCACGCAGTTGCTGGACTGGCAGAACAACCATCGCTTTTGCGGCCGGTGCGGCACACCGACGGCCATGAAAGCCGGTGAACTGGCGATGCAGTGCCCCGCTTGCGGCCTGCTCGCTTACCCGCGCATTTCTCCAGCCGTCATGGTTCTGGTGCGCGACGGTGACAAGCTGTTGCTCGGCCGCAGCCCGCATTTCAAGCCGGGCGTATTCAGCGCCCTGGCCGGCTTTGTCGAGCCGGGCGAAACGCTGGAGGAATGCGCCGCCCGCGAAGTCCGCGAAGAAGTCGGTGTTGAAATCTGCAACCTCCGTTATTTCAACAGCCAGCCCTGGCCTTTCCCCAATTCGCTGATGATTGCCTTCTTTGCCGACTATGCCGGCGGAGAGGTCACGCCGGATACCAGGGAGATTGAGGCCGCCGGGTGGTTCGCCATCGACGCCCTGCCCATCCTGCCGGAGCCGATCAGCATTTCGCGCCGATTGATCGAGGCTGCCTTGCAAGCGCAGGAGAAATTTTGA
- a CDS encoding alpha/beta fold hydrolase → MKQRKIKLHRHPTAHPEARANLLFVHGGYVDSSCWQHYFIPFFQEQGYDCYAVDLAGHGASEGREHIDDFGIADYAADVAHAMAQIDGPTIVIGHSMGTMVLERYLETGDAVAAAFLAPVPPTGTLPSAISLTTRFPGFLQAIERVLDGQRSDEIEEVLTRVYFAKDMSVREARRFMNFVVPESQKAIAEMATALMVRPKSRRKLPVVVMGGEEDAVFSSSMLYFSAVPWRGEVRRLPNLGHVLMLDTQWQSAADSLLEWMEKLEIVSSCSA, encoded by the coding sequence ATGAAACAACGAAAAATCAAGCTCCACCGCCATCCCACGGCTCATCCTGAAGCGCGAGCCAACCTGCTTTTCGTGCATGGCGGCTACGTCGATTCAAGCTGTTGGCAACATTATTTCATCCCGTTTTTCCAGGAGCAGGGTTACGACTGCTATGCCGTCGACCTCGCCGGCCATGGCGCCAGCGAAGGCCGGGAGCACATCGATGATTTCGGGATAGCCGACTATGCGGCAGATGTGGCGCACGCGATGGCCCAGATCGACGGGCCGACCATCGTGATCGGGCACTCGATGGGCACCATGGTTCTGGAGCGCTATCTCGAAACCGGCGACGCCGTTGCGGCCGCATTTCTCGCGCCTGTTCCACCCACCGGCACGCTACCCAGCGCCATCAGCCTGACGACGCGTTTTCCCGGCTTTCTGCAAGCCATTGAACGCGTCCTTGACGGGCAGCGCTCCGACGAAATTGAAGAAGTGCTGACGCGTGTCTATTTCGCCAAGGACATGTCCGTACGTGAAGCCAGACGCTTCATGAATTTCGTCGTTCCTGAATCACAGAAAGCCATCGCAGAAATGGCCACGGCCTTGATGGTGCGCCCGAAATCGCGCCGCAAATTGCCGGTGGTCGTCATGGGCGGCGAGGAAGACGCCGTGTTTTCGAGTTCAATGCTGTATTTCTCCGCCGTGCCGTGGCGGGGTGAAGTGCGACGCCTGCCGAATCTGGGGCACGTGCTTATGCTGGATACCCAATGGCAGTCTGCAGCAGACAGTCTGCTCGAATGGATGGAAAAACTGGAAATCGTCAGCAGCTGCAGTGCCTGA
- the feoB gene encoding ferrous iron transport protein B produces the protein MTTPSPAANAILLVGHPNVGKSVLFHRLTGAYVNVSNYPGTTVEVTRASARFDREAMLLDTPGVLALPSRSDDERATMQALLNESSRCLVQVGDAKNLRRTLTLTALLAELGVPMVLALNMHDEAAARGVMVDIPALAEELGIPVLATVATGGEGIGELTSGMTHARRAEALLRYDPEIEADIKRVADAITRLAPHPLLAARGLAILYMGGDSVVADWLAEHAGDNLAQIEALRQAASDRADGDLPALLARERTEAADALATSVIQRALKSSPLLSQRMGQYVVHPVWGIPILLAVLYAVYQFVGVFGATTLVGLMEKDLFEGILNPAFSDFVTATISPVWLQELLVGQYGLWTMGMTYALALILPIVSTFFFAFGILEDSGYLPRLTVIANRLFAMIGLNGRAVLPMVLGLGCVTMATLTTRILHSRRERLITIFLLALAIPCSAQLGVVLGMLGGVSFSAVLIWVLAMVGVLLLAGFLAAKLIPGRRIPLVTELPPMRLPIIANVMKKTGGRLKWYLVEVIPLFLLGTFIMYAMDKSGVLPAIIEAGEPLVSGWLGLPKEASAAFVMGFLRRDFGATGLFAMAHTLSPIQAVVGMITITLFVPCFASLMMMVKEQGSKVALAMVAVIVPFAFLIGGLFNIALRALWS, from the coding sequence GTGACCACTCCTTCCCCTGCCGCCAATGCCATCCTGCTCGTCGGGCACCCTAACGTCGGCAAATCAGTCCTCTTTCATCGCCTGACCGGCGCCTACGTTAATGTTTCGAATTACCCCGGGACCACTGTCGAAGTAACCCGGGCCAGCGCCCGTTTCGACCGAGAGGCGATGCTGCTCGACACACCCGGCGTGCTCGCCCTGCCTTCGCGCAGCGACGACGAACGGGCGACCATGCAAGCCCTGCTCAACGAGTCGTCGCGCTGCCTTGTGCAAGTCGGCGACGCCAAGAATCTGCGCCGCACCTTGACGCTGACGGCGCTGCTGGCTGAACTCGGCGTGCCCATGGTGCTGGCGCTCAACATGCACGACGAAGCAGCGGCCCGCGGCGTCATGGTCGACATTCCCGCACTCGCCGAAGAACTGGGTATCCCGGTCCTCGCCACCGTTGCCACCGGTGGCGAAGGCATTGGCGAACTGACTAGCGGCATGACCCACGCCCGCCGCGCCGAAGCGCTGCTGCGCTACGACCCGGAGATCGAGGCCGACATCAAGCGCGTCGCCGACGCCATTACCCGCCTGGCGCCGCATCCGTTACTGGCCGCCCGTGGACTGGCCATTCTGTACATGGGCGGCGATTCGGTCGTCGCCGACTGGCTGGCCGAGCACGCCGGCGACAATCTGGCCCAGATCGAAGCCCTGCGCCAGGCCGCGTCAGACCGCGCCGACGGTGATCTCCCCGCCCTGCTGGCACGCGAACGCACTGAAGCGGCCGATGCGTTGGCGACCAGCGTCATCCAGCGCGCGCTCAAGAGCAGCCCCTTGTTGTCACAGCGCATGGGGCAGTATGTCGTGCATCCGGTCTGGGGCATCCCCATCCTGCTCGCCGTACTGTATGCGGTCTATCAGTTCGTCGGCGTCTTTGGCGCCACGACGCTGGTCGGCCTGATGGAGAAAGACCTTTTCGAAGGGATTCTGAACCCGGCTTTTAGCGATTTCGTCACCGCCACGATCAGCCCGGTCTGGCTGCAGGAATTGCTGGTCGGCCAATACGGCTTGTGGACCATGGGCATGACCTACGCGCTGGCGCTCATCCTGCCCATTGTCAGCACGTTCTTCTTTGCCTTCGGCATCCTTGAGGATTCCGGCTATCTGCCGCGACTCACCGTGATCGCCAACCGGCTGTTTGCCATGATCGGACTGAACGGCCGTGCCGTGCTGCCAATGGTTCTCGGGCTCGGCTGCGTGACCATGGCGACGCTCACCACGCGCATTCTGCACAGCCGTCGCGAACGGCTGATCACCATTTTCCTGCTCGCACTGGCCATTCCCTGCTCGGCGCAATTGGGCGTGGTCCTTGGCATGCTCGGCGGGGTATCGTTCTCTGCCGTGCTCATCTGGGTGCTGGCCATGGTCGGCGTTCTGCTCCTGGCCGGCTTTCTTGCGGCCAAACTGATCCCCGGCCGCCGCATCCCGCTGGTCACCGAACTGCCGCCGATGCGCCTGCCGATCATCGCCAACGTGATGAAAAAGACCGGTGGCCGGCTCAAATGGTATCTAGTCGAAGTCATCCCCCTCTTCCTGCTCGGTACCTTCATCATGTACGCGATGGACAAGAGCGGCGTACTGCCGGCCATCATCGAAGCCGGTGAGCCGCTGGTATCGGGCTGGCTCGGATTGCCGAAGGAAGCCTCCGCGGCTTTCGTCATGGGCTTCCTGCGTCGTGATTTCGGCGCCACCGGCCTGTTTGCGATGGCCCATACGCTGAGCCCGATCCAGGCGGTGGTCGGCATGATCACCATCACCCTGTTCGTTCCCTGCTTTGCCAGCCTGATGATGATGGTCAAGGAACAGGGCAGCAAGGTTGCACTCGCCATGGTGGCCGTGATTGTGCCCTTCGCCTTCCTTATCGGCGGGCTGTTCAATATCGCGCTGCGCGCCCTCTGGTCATGA
- a CDS encoding ferrous iron transport protein A yields MSPAHEVRLPLAFIPPGTEVRLAALGDEIDPLQREQLTAYGLATNRPLRVLQQRPMTVILADEVELALEHAVARYIWVEKLAPGA; encoded by the coding sequence ATGAGCCCCGCCCACGAAGTCCGCCTGCCTCTCGCCTTCATTCCGCCCGGTACCGAGGTTCGCCTGGCCGCGCTGGGCGATGAAATCGACCCGCTCCAGCGCGAGCAGCTGACCGCCTACGGACTGGCGACCAATCGTCCGCTCCGGGTGCTGCAACAACGACCAATGACCGTGATTCTCGCCGACGAGGTTGAACTGGCCCTCGAGCATGCGGTCGCACGCTATATCTGGGTGGAAAAGCTGGCCCCGGGCGCCTAA